A genomic stretch from Anticarsia gemmatalis isolate Benzon Research Colony breed Stoneville strain chromosome 26, ilAntGemm2 primary, whole genome shotgun sequence includes:
- the LOC142984294 gene encoding uncharacterized protein LOC142984294: MYFFLLLLLPGARLEEATPSSLLSPRNYNHHPFKAVQFLNSIKPTKKGPILFPNDGPPPPPTPLIVTSRPLIESIRRSDLNPNNTIQAQSQVNPVTYRPGFLARLKDYRPYVYNVVTPRYYNVPYAEVAKKRGEDNYDDYEQRTVLPPIYRALSDHANKVLKKQRQKKPIYEYQEKSPDYATYTNDVEDTSKEYDQGENYAFSYRVKDQKTGDDFSHSQRSSGSATNGEYRVRLPDGRMQIVSYTADENGYKADVRYDDHSDNHDHNHNHNHDQNANRNRIDIGSKENQYQNEYIDSRYRVQETDEVYKPIYNDNLKYSRENIYPEYVDKTKPNNGFIPVINNDYLDQYNDKVVNNEPNIYNEKIVPVYDKYKPHQDTDYYHYSDELSSKEYKDYSSENEYQPHRSKYSAFASQNTVTTTAKPTYEQLKNIFVAKLFQQPIASSTINPIEPNPNKNFVLATISPNFETTTENVVIIGAKKPTLFTNIRSMINPVTATPLTYSTPAPLVSTPSSYLYSTIANLKNKINLSNKPVLSNKFIDKINKYLSYK; encoded by the exons ATGTACTTCTTTCTTCTGCTGCTACTGCCAGGAGCGAGGTTAGAAGAAGCCACTCCATCCAGTCTACTCTCACCGAGGAATTATAACCATCATCCGTTCAAAGCTGTACAGTTTTTAAACAGCATCAAACCTACTAA AAAAGGCCCAATCCTCTTCCCAAACGACGGTCCTCCGCCGCCCCCTACGCCGCTAATCGTGACCTCTCGCCCCCTCATCGAGTCTATACGTCGCAGTGACCTGAACCCCAACAACACTATCCAG gCACAATCTCAGGTCAACCCCGTGACTTATCGGCCTGGGTTCTTAGCTAGATTGAAGGACTACAGGCCATATGTTTACAATGTGGTGACCCCGAGGTATTACAATGTGCCGTATGCTGAAGTCGCTAAAAAGAGGGGTGAAGACAATTATGATGATTATGAG CAAAGAACAGTCCTACCGCCTATCTACAGAGCTCTATCGGATCACGCTAACAAAGTGTTAAAGAAGCAACGGCAGAAGAAACCCATCTATGAGTATCAG gAGAAATCTCCGGACTACGCCACTTATACCAATGACGTTGAAGATACAAGTAAAGAATATGACCAA GGTGAAAACTACGCCTTCTCCTACAGAGTAAAAGATCAAAAAACTGGAGACGACTTTTCTCATTCCCAAAGGAGCAGTGGATCAGCAACCAACGGAGAGTACAGGGTTCGACTCCCAGACGGTCGCATGCAGATAGTGTCATACACAGCAGACGAAAACGGATATAAAGCTGACGTCAGATATGATGATCATAGTGACAATCATGATCacaatcataatcataatcatgatcaAAACGCTAATCGTAACAGAATCGATATTGGTAGCAAAGAGAATCAATATCAAAATGAATATATAGATAGTCGATACAGAGTACAAGAAACAGATGAAGTTTACAAACCAATTTATAAcgacaatttaaaatatagcaGAGAAAATATCTATCCAGAATATGTAGATAAAACTAAACCAAATAACGGTTTCATACCTGTTATTAATAACGATTATTTAGACCAATACAACGATAAAGTAGTTAACAACGAACCTAATATTTATAACGAAAAAATCGTCCCAGTATACGACAAGTACAAGCCACACCAGGATACAGATTATTATCACTATTCTGATGAATTATCGTCGAAAGAATACAAAGATTATTCCTCGGAAAATGAATATCAACCTCATAGAAGCAAGTATTCTGCTTTTGCTAGTCAAAATACTGTTACGACGACAGCCAAACCAACTTATGagcaacttaaaaatattttcgttgcGAAGTTATTTCAACAGCCAATAGCATCTTCAACTATAAATCCCATTGAACCAAATCCTAATAAGAATTTCGTCTTAGCAACCATTAGCCCTAATTTCGAAACAACGACGGAAAATGTAGTTATAATTGGGGCGAAAAAACCTAcgttatttactaatataagAAGTATGATCAACCCTGTAACTGCTACACCTTTGACGTATTCCACCCCAGCCCCCCTAGTTTCGACTCCTAGTAGTTATTTGTACTCAACAATCgcaaatttaaagaataaaattaatttgtcaaataaaCCTGTGTTGTCGAATaagtttattgataaaataaataaatatttatcttataagtga